One Luoshenia tenuis genomic region harbors:
- a CDS encoding metal-sensing transcriptional repressor — MRQCMDAENLHRRLKKIIGQVQAIDRMVDQDVPCEDVLSQINAAKSALHKAGQVVLEGHIQHCVRDGIEHGDADKTIESFAKAVERFSNMG, encoded by the coding sequence ATGAGACAGTGTATGGATGCGGAGAACCTGCACCGCAGGCTGAAAAAGATCATCGGCCAGGTCCAGGCAATCGACCGGATGGTGGATCAGGACGTACCCTGTGAGGACGTGCTTTCGCAGATAAACGCCGCAAAATCGGCCCTGCACAAGGCGGGGCAGGTGGTGCTGGAAGGGCACATTCAGCATTGTGTGCGCGATGGGATCGAGCATGGCGACGCGGATAAGACCATTGAAAGCTTTGCCAAGGCTGTAGAGCGGTTTTCAAATATGGGTTAG